In Gordonia phthalatica, one genomic interval encodes:
- the tpiA gene encoding triose-phosphate isomerase: protein MNLNHYEAIALVQKISFALPEKYFEKVDVTVIPPFTDIRSIQTIIDGDKLLLTYGAQDVSQHDSGAYTGEISGAFLAKLGCTFVVVGHSERRSMHGETSEVVLAKAKAALRHELTPIVCIGEGLEVREAGEHVAYNVEQIKASLAGLSKAEIAKLVVAYEPVWAIGTGRVASAADAQEVCAAVRGAVAELSDQETADSVRVLYGGSVNAKNVGELIAQADVDGALVGGASLKADEFAQLSAIAAGGPLL from the coding sequence ATGAACCTGAACCACTACGAGGCCATCGCGCTGGTTCAGAAGATCTCCTTCGCCCTGCCGGAGAAGTACTTCGAGAAGGTCGACGTGACGGTGATCCCGCCGTTCACCGACATCCGAAGCATCCAGACGATCATCGACGGCGACAAGCTCCTGCTCACCTACGGCGCGCAGGACGTCTCGCAGCACGACTCCGGTGCCTACACCGGCGAGATCAGCGGCGCCTTCCTGGCGAAGTTGGGCTGCACCTTCGTCGTCGTCGGGCACTCCGAGCGTCGCAGTATGCACGGTGAGACCAGCGAGGTGGTCCTGGCCAAGGCCAAGGCCGCACTGCGTCACGAGCTCACGCCGATCGTCTGCATCGGCGAGGGACTCGAGGTCCGCGAGGCCGGCGAGCACGTCGCGTACAACGTCGAGCAGATCAAGGCCTCGCTGGCCGGTCTGTCGAAGGCGGAGATCGCGAAGCTGGTCGTCGCCTACGAGCCCGTGTGGGCCATCGGCACCGGTCGCGTGGCCAGTGCTGCGGACGCCCAGGAGGTGTGCGCCGCGGTGCGCGGCGCCGTCGCCGAACTGTCCGATCAGGAGACGGCCGACTCGGTCCGCGTCCTGTACGGCGGCTCGGTGAACGCCAAGAACGTCGGTGAGCTCATCGCCCAGGCCGACGTCGACGGTGCACTCGTCGGCGGAGCCTCGCTCAAGGCCGACGAGTTCGCGCAGCTGTCGGCGATCGCCGCCGGCGGTCCGCTGCTGTAG
- the secG gene encoding preprotein translocase subunit SecG: protein MTIALNVGLIITSVMLIVLVLLHRAKGGGLSSLFGGGVQSSLSGSSVVEKNLDRLTVFVGIIWVILIFGVGLDIKYA, encoded by the coding sequence GTGACTATCGCGCTCAACGTCGGTTTGATCATCACCAGCGTGATGCTGATCGTCCTCGTCCTGCTGCACCGTGCCAAGGGCGGCGGCCTCTCCTCGCTGTTCGGCGGCGGCGTCCAGTCGAGCCTGTCGGGATCGTCGGTCGTCGAGAAGAACCTCGACCGGCTGACCGTGTTCGTCGGCATCATCTGGGTCATCCTGATCTTCGGCGTGGGACTGGACATCAAGTACGCCTGA
- a CDS encoding cation:proton antiporter family protein translates to MTLIATYVAVVFACGLVAKLVRLPPLIGFLAAGFLLEASHVEKIAGIDEVAEIGVMLLLFAIGLQLDVTSLVKKEVWLNSGLHMLVMTFVGTSVLTGMMAVGVFAPEEFKVLFAIAVALSFSSTIVAVKVLQERGDEQALYGRIVIGVLVMQDIAAVILISVTSGTPPSPWALTLVVVLPVIGWVGKYWSRIGHGEMEMLFGIGMALIPGYLLFTEVGLSGSLGALMMGVLLARRPGADQLSNALFRIKDLLLVGFFVSIGFHGIPTWANVAIGLSLLLLLPIQAFCYWGLLWLFGLRNRTAVLATLALANYSEFALIVAELGSEGGWLSDSWLLTLVIAVSGGFVLAGLMNPTSVSAISAFARRLPTRPPEQIHPEDRLIDIGDADAIVLGMGRVGSSAYRQLVEEYGYRALGIEHDPNRMRVLVDEGYNVLEADATDYDFWARVIDTGHIKVIMLAMPAQYANIEALRELRRVGDGGAVVASVALYREDVQELEEMGIDVVTQLYHGAGEALADRAVAAVADIVPPHRGAGPSRGRHERDPRQHGRHEREGRWPGVRETRVRDDIRSGND, encoded by the coding sequence GTGACCCTCATTGCCACGTATGTCGCGGTGGTCTTCGCGTGCGGTCTCGTTGCGAAACTTGTTCGCCTCCCACCGCTCATCGGTTTCCTCGCCGCCGGATTCCTCCTCGAGGCCTCCCATGTCGAGAAGATCGCGGGGATCGACGAGGTCGCCGAGATCGGCGTCATGCTCCTGCTGTTCGCGATCGGCCTCCAACTCGACGTCACCTCGCTGGTCAAGAAGGAGGTCTGGCTCAACTCCGGACTCCACATGCTGGTGATGACGTTCGTCGGCACCAGCGTCCTCACCGGCATGATGGCCGTCGGCGTCTTCGCCCCGGAGGAGTTCAAGGTTCTCTTCGCGATCGCGGTGGCGCTCTCGTTCTCCAGCACCATCGTCGCCGTGAAGGTCCTCCAGGAACGCGGCGACGAACAGGCGCTCTACGGCCGCATCGTGATCGGCGTGCTCGTCATGCAGGACATCGCCGCGGTCATCCTCATCTCGGTCACCAGCGGCACACCGCCGAGCCCGTGGGCGCTGACCCTCGTCGTCGTCCTTCCGGTGATCGGGTGGGTGGGCAAGTACTGGTCGCGGATCGGGCACGGCGAGATGGAGATGCTGTTCGGCATCGGCATGGCGTTGATCCCCGGCTACCTGCTCTTCACCGAGGTCGGGCTGTCCGGGAGCCTCGGCGCCCTGATGATGGGCGTGCTGCTGGCCCGCCGTCCCGGAGCGGATCAGCTGTCGAACGCGCTGTTCCGCATCAAGGACCTGCTGCTGGTCGGCTTCTTCGTCTCCATCGGCTTCCACGGCATCCCTACCTGGGCCAATGTCGCGATCGGCTTGAGCCTGCTGCTCCTGCTGCCGATCCAGGCCTTCTGCTACTGGGGCCTGCTGTGGCTCTTCGGGCTCCGCAACCGCACCGCCGTGCTCGCGACCCTCGCCCTCGCCAACTATTCGGAGTTCGCGTTGATCGTCGCCGAGCTGGGGTCGGAAGGAGGCTGGTTGTCGGACAGTTGGCTGTTGACCCTCGTGATCGCCGTCTCGGGCGGCTTCGTCCTCGCCGGCCTGATGAACCCGACCAGCGTGTCCGCCATCTCGGCGTTCGCACGCCGACTCCCGACGCGGCCGCCCGAACAGATCCATCCCGAGGATCGACTCATCGACATCGGCGACGCCGACGCGATCGTCCTCGGCATGGGACGTGTCGGCTCGTCCGCGTACCGGCAGCTGGTGGAGGAGTACGGCTACCGCGCCCTCGGCATCGAACACGACCCGAACCGGATGCGCGTCCTGGTGGACGAGGGCTACAACGTTCTGGAAGCCGACGCGACCGACTACGACTTCTGGGCCCGCGTCATCGATACAGGGCACATCAAGGTCATCATGCTCGCGATGCCCGCTCAGTACGCGAACATCGAGGCGCTGCGCGAACTGAGGCGCGTCGGCGACGGCGGCGCCGTGGTCGCCTCGGTGGCGCTGTACCGGGAAGACGTGCAGGAGCTCGAGGAGATGGGCATCGACGTGGTCACCCAGCTCTACCACGGCGCCGGAGAGGCACTGGCCGACCGCGCCGTCGCCGCGGTGGCAGACATCGTGCCACCGCATCGCGGGGCGGGGCCATCGCGCGGCAGGCACGAGCGCGATCCGCGGCAGCACGGGCGCCACGAGCGAGAAGGGCGGTGGCCGGGCGTCCGAGAGACCCGCGTGCGCGACGACATCCGGTCCGGCAACGACTGA